The DNA window TGGAGGATACGCTGGCCATAACGGAGAGTACCGCTTCTTTTATGCCGATTCCTGTTGATGAGGATGCGCTAGCCGTTTATGAAGAAATGGTCAGTTTTATCGTGTACATTTTTCCGGGATTACTTATCCTGTCTTCCATGCTGATGGCTTGGATTAACCATGCCGTGGCCAGGCCAATTTTAACCCGGATTGGTCTTGATCCCCAACCCTTGCCTCCCTTCCGGCAGTGGAACTTGCCCAAATCGATCTTATTTTATTATCTGGTTGTGCTTATCTTGATATTGCTGCAGGTTGTGGAAGAGGGCAGCACGCTATTGATGCTGGTTGTCAACCTGCATCTGATTTTGGAGCTGCTGATTTTGCTGCAAGGGTTTTCCTTTGTCGCTCACTTTGCCTATGTGAAAAACATCGGCCGTTTTTTAGTCATACTGGCTGTGGTGTTGTCTTTGATCCCTCTCTTTTCCAGCCTGATTCGCATTATAGGGATTATTGATTTGGGCTTTGGTTTAAAGGAGCGCCTCAAAAAAGCAGACTAGGGAGCTGAGAAAATGCCGAGGTTCCTCTATCACTATTTAAGAGGG is part of the Caldalkalibacillus uzonensis genome and encodes:
- a CDS encoding YybS family protein; the protein is MKSASSTQRLVQGALMAALYMVLFLITVYVPFLGFISLFFLPLPFIVHHLRFGLKSGALVGGVCLFLSPLLAPLPALFLTLVAVSAGLVMGYYYGEKKSPFLPLLAGMLTYLANYVLAFLVTYFVFNLNMIDVLQQMMEDTLAITESTASFMPIPVDEDALAVYEEMVSFIVYIFPGLLILSSMLMAWINHAVARPILTRIGLDPQPLPPFRQWNLPKSILFYYLVVLILILLQVVEEGSTLLMLVVNLHLILELLILLQGFSFVAHFAYVKNIGRFLVILAVVLSLIPLFSSLIRIIGIIDLGFGLKERLKKAD